Sequence from the Streptomyces mobaraensis NBRC 13819 = DSM 40847 genome:
CCAGCCACAGGTCCGCACCGGTGGCCGGCAGCGGCGCGACGGCCAGCCGGCCCAGCACCGCGCGCAACCCCGCCTCACCCGAGCCGCGTTCGGCCCGTTCCTCGAAGACGTGCCGGTCCAGGACCTCGTCCGTCTCGGCTCCCTCGGGTGCCAGTTCCGGAAGCAACAGGGCTGACAGGCGCGCCATTTCGCGCAGTCGCGTCCTGGACGGGGCGATGCCCGAGCACAGGAACGCCTGCGCGATCACCGGTGGGGTGGTCGGGTGGCGGCGCTCGTAGGCGGTCCAGGTCCGCGCCCAGAAGTCGTACCTTCCGGGGCGCGGGGCGGGGGTATCGGCGGACAGGGGCACGGCGGTCCTCCTTCTCCGCGGGACGTGTTGCCGGAAGTGTTCCCACTTCGGCCGCCCCGTCGGCGGAGCGCGCGGAACTCCCCGCGCGGCGCCGCGGGACGACCCGTCCGCCCGGCACCGGACGGTGCGACGACGGCGTCCGCCGCGTCAGCCCGGCCCCGCCGCGAAGATCCGCTCCAGGTGGTGGTCCACCGTGCGCCGTACGTCGGCCACGCTCCGGCGCCCGTGCAGCACGTCGATGCTCAGCCCGACGACGCCGGACACCAGCAGGTCGGCCTCCCGCCGCGGGTCGACCGGCGGCAGCCCGGCGGAGCCGGCGGGAAGCCGGGTGATGAGCGCGGTGACCAGGTCCTCCAGGGGCTGGGCGTCGTGGAGGAACACCCGGGCGAGCGCCGGGTCGGTGAGGCTGCGGGCGTAGTACGCGGCGTGGACGCGCAGGGCGACGCGCCGCCACTCGTCCAGCGGCAGGAACTCGTCGAGGACGGCCCGCAGCAGCGCCTGTGGGTCGGACGGCCGGCGCAGGGCCCGGACCCGGGCGTCGGCCTGCCGCGCGCTCTCCTCGTGCAGCATGCGCAGCGCGGCGACGAGCAGGTCGTGCTTGCTGTCGAAGTGGTACTGGACGACGCGCAGGGACACACCGGCCTCGGCGGCGATCTCCCGCATGCTGGCCGCGTGCAGCCCCCGCTCGGCGGCGACGCGCCAGACCGCCTCGGCGATCTGCCGCCGCCGCCCGGACGGGGCCGGTGCCGGGGTCTTCGGAGCGGGCGGCGGCGGGTCCTTCCGGCGCCGGTAGGCCCGGGCCTGGCAGCCGCGCGAACAGTACACGGGCGGCCGCCCCCGGCCGGCCGGCGCCAGCGGTGTGCGGCACACGCGGCAGGCCGGCACCTGCTTTTCGTCACGCATGTGCCCAGGGTAGCCGCAAGAAAGTGTGATGTTACGGCGGAATGCCCTGCGGAACCCGGCCATTTCCGTCCCGCTCGTGGTTACGCTCGTAACGTCCCTACGGAGAAAGACACGACACGGCGGGAGCGGTGATGGACGAGGCCGGGTACCGGCTGGGCATGGCGGTGGCGTTCATGCTCGGCCTCTGGGAAGGGGTGATCGCGATCGTCTACCGCGCGTTCACCGACAAGGAGGCCGGCGTGATGACCGCGGTCGACTACCTGCCGAGCCCATGGTGTTACGTGGCCGGCGGGACGGTCGTGTTGGTCGCCGGTGCCGTCGTGGAGGCGCTCGACCGGGGCCGCAAACGGCTGCCGGCACGGCGGGAGTCCCCGGGCGGCTGACCGGGCGGCCGTTCCGGGTGGTGTCCCGTCCCGCACGACATGCGGGGCGGGACGGGACACCACCTGTTCCCCGTTACCTTTTCCGTGGCCCCGCAACGGGGCGCCTGGCCCCCGGGCTCGGTATGGCTGTGTGCCCCCTGTCGAAGTACATGACCTGGGGGGTGTTGCCGCCGGGCTTCGGGGCACCGCTTGACCGCTGATGAGGGGCCTGACGACCACTCTGGTTCGGCGCAATGCCGGACCGCTTCACGGGTGGCATGTCTGCGTAACGTGGTTGCCGGCGTGTGGTGCCGCAGGGACGGCCGGGAGTTGGGGAGACGAGTGGCGAGGGGCACGCGCACATGGTCGACACGACCGCGACAGATCTCTTCCTCGGCCTGGACCTGGGCAAGGAGTTCCACCACGCCCACGGCCGGACCGGGGACGGCAGGACCGTGCACGACAAGCGGCTGCCCAACACCGAGCCGAAACTGCTGGAGCTGTTCACCAAGCTGGTGGCGAAGTTCGGTACCGTCCTGGTGATCGTGGACCAGGTCGCCAACATCGGCGCGCTGCCGCTGACGGTGGCCCGCGCGAGCGGGTGCCGGGTGGCCTACCTGCCGGGACTGTCGATGCGGCGGGCCGCCGACCTGCATCCCGGTGAGGCCAAGACAGACGCCCGCGACGCGTTCGTGATCGCCGAGACCGCCCGGACCATGCCGCACACCTTGCGCGCGGTGGACCGTGACGACGAGGTACTGGCCGAGCTGACCATGCTCACCGGCTACGACAACGACCTGGCCGGCGAGGTGAACCGCACCACCAACCGGCTGCGCGGCCTGCTCTCCCAGATCCACCCCTCCCTGGAACGCGTGCTCGGCCCGCGCCTGGCCTACCCCTACGTCCAAGCCCTCCTGGCCCGGCACGGCTCCCCGGCGAAGCTGAAGAGACTCGGCCGGGCCCGCTGCGAGGCCCTGCTCAAAGCGCACGGCTCGCGCAAGGCGAAGCAGCTGGCCGGGGAGATCTCCGACGCGCTGGCCGAGCAGACTCTCGTCGTTCCCGGCACCGAGGCGTCCGCGCTGATCGTTCCGGGCCTGGCCGCTCAGCTCGCCGCCGCCCACACCCAGCGACAGGCCACCGAGCAGGAGATCGCCGCCCTGCTGGAGGCCCTCCCTCTTTTCCACCTCCTGACGTCCCTGCCCGGCATGGGCGTCAGGACCACCGCCGCGGTGATCGTCGCGATCGGTGACGGCACCGGCTTCCCCACCGCCGGACACCTCGCCTCCTACGCCGGACTCGCCCCCGCAACGAAGTCCTCGGGCACCTCCATCCGCGGCGAGCACGCTCCCCACCGCGGCAACCGGCTCCTCAAACGCGCCCTGTTCCAGGCCGCGTTCGCCGCGACCGGCTGCAAGAGCGACCCGTCCTCGCGGATCTACTACGACCGCCAGCGAACCCGCGGCAAGACTCACACCCAGGCGATCCTCCGCCTGGCCCGGCAACGCGTGAACGTCATCCACGCGATGATCCGCAACGGCACCCTCTACGAACCCCGCGCCCTCGACCTCGCTGCCTGACACCCACCCCACCCCCTGCCTCTTCCAGCCCGCTCCATCCCGTCACCGGCACGGCCACCCCCGCCACGCCGGCCACCGCCCTGCCCGCACCGCACCCGAGCCGCCGGGAACATCCCGCTTCGCGGGACGTTCCCGAAAACCAGCACGAACCCCTACGA
This genomic interval carries:
- a CDS encoding TetR/AcrR family transcriptional regulator, which encodes MRDEKQVPACRVCRTPLAPAGRGRPPVYCSRGCQARAYRRRKDPPPPAPKTPAPAPSGRRRQIAEAVWRVAAERGLHAASMREIAAEAGVSLRVVQYHFDSKHDLLVAALRMLHEESARQADARVRALRRPSDPQALLRAVLDEFLPLDEWRRVALRVHAAYYARSLTDPALARVFLHDAQPLEDLVTALITRLPAGSAGLPPVDPRREADLLVSGVVGLSIDVLHGRRSVADVRRTVDHHLERIFAAGPG
- a CDS encoding IS110 family transposase, translating into MVDTTATDLFLGLDLGKEFHHAHGRTGDGRTVHDKRLPNTEPKLLELFTKLVAKFGTVLVIVDQVANIGALPLTVARASGCRVAYLPGLSMRRAADLHPGEAKTDARDAFVIAETARTMPHTLRAVDRDDEVLAELTMLTGYDNDLAGEVNRTTNRLRGLLSQIHPSLERVLGPRLAYPYVQALLARHGSPAKLKRLGRARCEALLKAHGSRKAKQLAGEISDALAEQTLVVPGTEASALIVPGLAAQLAAAHTQRQATEQEIAALLEALPLFHLLTSLPGMGVRTTAAVIVAIGDGTGFPTAGHLASYAGLAPATKSSGTSIRGEHAPHRGNRLLKRALFQAAFAATGCKSDPSSRIYYDRQRTRGKTHTQAILRLARQRVNVIHAMIRNGTLYEPRALDLAA